A region of the Anolis sagrei isolate rAnoSag1 chromosome 4, rAnoSag1.mat, whole genome shotgun sequence genome:
aaacatataaaaaaaacatccaggcttcccctgggcaaatTCCTTGCAAatctccaattctctcacaccagaagcaacttgcagtttctcaaaacgAAAAAAAAATGCCTTTAAGAATAGCACACTATTGAATGTCCCTCAGTGAAGGCTTGAATGCCTGTTTAAATGGGAAGATCTTTGCTTGCCAATGAAAAGAGAGCAGAGAAGGGTCAGTGTGTAAGGGAATTCCATAGTCCaggagcaaccaccaagaaggctctctccaaagtccttgcagatgggacTCTTGAGAGTGGTTCTCTTTGCTTTTTCCTGAGTCTTAATCATAGATTCAATCTAACTTCTTGCCCTCATGTACACTGTGTTCTCAAGAAAAACAAGTTCTTGAAACTAGCACACAGCAAGTTGAGGCAGATCTGGTGGTTTCCGTGAGCCAATTATCCTCAAGGAATAGGTGTTTGAAAAAAGGGCAGTTCCTTTTAAAAGCAAGGCAAACTGCACATTGTGTAGACTTGTTACGAATTGGCTAATGGGCGTGAGAGCCAGTGACTTAAAGAAGCAGGGGTGGTTGAGATGAGAAAGAGGAGCGTCTGGGATATGCCTGCATGTCCCTTGATGCAATCTAACCAAAAAAGTCAGGAACACATAGATAAAGATAATGGATCTATAAACTGCTACAGCTTACTATGATTCGTTTTAAGAAATTACTTAAATATAACTCTTTCTTTGTTATACAGGCTATTCAGATACTGAGAATGTTTTGCGCTCAAACACGGACAGTTCTTCAGTAAGTATTTACAGTGCCTTTGAGATGATATTTAGTCTTTGTAGTCATTCGGCTGATGATGTGCCAGTGAGGACCTACTGTCTTCATGcacatttattttgcttttaggaAGAAGCCAGAAACAAGTTTTGAAAACTTGTAAACATGACAATTTATGTTTCTGCATATTCCTTACATAAACAAAGCAGTATATGTCAAatacttctgttttgtttttttcaaaaatgtgtcaacaaaacaaaacaaacaaacaaacaaacccagtaTTTGTTTATTAAGCCACAGAACAAAAACTTATTGATAGTGCTCTCCAGTTTTAACATGCTTTATGATGGAATTTGTCAAGAATACCCCATGCCATATGATTTTCATGCACTACAAGGCTGTTAATTTTGTTGTAGCAATGTTTATCAAAATGTAGCCTTGTTGGTTTGCGTTGCCGTATTGCTTTCAGAAGTACTGAGCCCAAAATAGGATAATTTTCAACAAAATGGAGATAATGCTTCCTGGATTTATATTGGCAGTTCTGCAGTATTTTAATTTTGATGGCTTGCCCAGAAGTGTGTTCTAAATGCAAATTTCTTCTTATCCCTTTGTTCAGGTATTCAAAGACAACTATATTCCTGATTCTAAACCAGAGATCAAGGATAAGATTGACCCTATGAGAGACAATGAGATTATTGTTCCAAAAAAAGCTGCATCCCCCGGAGCAGAAGACCTGAACAATGAGATCTCATTGGCCAGTACAGCCAATGGCAGCATTCTTGAGAGGACAGAAGTTCTTGCAGGTAATCATCTTTTAATAGAGGAGTCAATTTGTAATTCCGTAAAATTAAAATAGATCATGATTTTTTGAAGAGAAGCCTTTTATCAGGAAGGTGGAGAACTGACAACACAATATAAAGGAATACTGTTTGCATTAATAGAAAAACAAAAGATGCAGTAGTGGTAAGAGAAGGTGGTAACCTTGCAACAAGTTATTGGTTAAAGCAGGATGGCTAAATTGTAAACTGTAGGATAAGAAAGTTTAATGTTTACTGTATGAGCATATCCATTTGCAGTTCCAAAGAAacccaggtcccttctacacttccatataatccaaattatcaaagcagatgatccacattatctgctttgaactgattgtatgagtctacactgctatataatccagataatctagattttatatggcagtgtagaagtgaccTAAGTGTCATATGTTCCCATTGTTGCCTAAAGATCGATATATATGTTATTTAGAGTGAAGTCTTCTGATCATGCTTTTCCCTGAATTGTTCCATCCCCTCATCCCCAATTCAGAACAACGTCACTGTGTTTAAAACAGAAGCCCTTTGCCATTTGGGTGAGGTATATATCCAGATATGGAGGTAGCAGCATCTTGTATCCTCCCTTTCCATTAACTCAACCTCCATGACTTGGTTGAAACATAGTGTCTTGTGTCCAGAATGTGTAGCCCACGCTTCACACCTTAATAGGCATGCAAATTGCACATGGAGAACCTATGCTTTCTATGGTGTCCATACATAGACTACAACAAAGATACTGTAATCAATCCATGGAGCTAGGGGGATGCAAAATGATGGTCCCAGTGGATGTGACCCCTTTCTTTCAAGTTCTTTGGCTCTCTGTATCTAGTATCATTGTGACACTGATTATCCTGTTTACAGAAAGTGTTGTACTGCCTCACTGCCAAGCTTTTAATGTCTTGCTTATAAACTATGGAAGAATTTACAGCTGTGCATTCCAAAAATATAATCTAGAACAATGCTTCACAGGTATCTGATGTATCTGATGTAAGGAGCCTGCAGTTATTCCCCAATGTGCTAGAACTATGAGTCCATTGGTCCAGTTATCTCTCCCCCTCCTCAAACTTTACAAGGACCACCTCTGGTCTAgaaattttagggttttttttttttcatttatgctttgttgttgttcctgtGGGCCTTCACAGCAACCTATGGTAACCTTAAGGTGACATTTTCactggcaaaatttgttcagagtgtggtttgcctttgcctccctccaAGGCTGACAGAATCCGAGTTATCCaaaatcacccaatgggtttccacagccaggcaggatttgaatcctggtttcaAGAGTTATGGTCTAACACTGAAACCTCTAcaccggtggttctcaacctgtgggtccccagctgttttggcctacaactcccagaaatcccagccagtttaacagctgttaggatttctgggagttgatggccaaaacatctggggacttacAGGTCAAGAACCCTgctctacaccatgctggcttcctGCCAGAAGTAATTATTGGAAAATATATGGAGGAACTGTGCTTAAGTCCTTAGGACTGAAtttcatctagagcagtggttctcaacctggggtccccaggtgtttggccttcaactcccagaaatcccagccggtttaccagctgttaagatttctgggagctgaagaacaaaaacatctggggacccaaggttgagaaccattgatctagagcAAGACAGGAGGAAGTGCTAACTTCTAGATGTTGTCAGctgtcccttcccttcccttccccttggctatgctggctagaatGAATGGATATTGCAATCCAGCAGGATCTATTGGTTCACATTTTCCCCATCTGATTTAAAAAGTTGTTTGGAAATTACCGAGCTGTTGTAAATTCCACTTAAAGGAGAAGCAAAAGGAACTGGCATGGAGAATACCCCTGAATCTCTGCCAATGTCTAGTAATGCTAACGTCTGTCAGAAAAACAAGGCAACGTTTCTCACTTGCTTTCTAACTCTAGTCCCAACCCTAGAAATGAAACTTGAAATTCAATAATTAGATCTTGTCCGTGGTTAGCCACAGGTGTTAAAACTGCTTTCCTGCTTTCTTCAAGAAGAAAGGCTTGTTTTATGTCGTTAGACAATATTTAATAGAGAGTATGAATCAGAATTACAGTTAGACAGAAAATTGCTCCAGTAGTTATTGCCAAGTTAGCAGTAGAACACTGAAGTGGAAGTGCTTGAGATGTGCTGGAATTATGTGCAAAGTGCTTCTGTTTCCAGAGTGTTTACTTGGTATTAACTTCCTCACTCTCTTTCCAGCTCTCATTGCAGGTGGAGCAGTTGGGTTGTTGTTTGCCGTCTTCCTGATTCTTCTCCTGGTTTATCGCATGAAGAAAAAGGACGAGGGCAGTTATGACCTTGGCAAGAAACCAATCTACAAGAAAGCGCCTACAAATGAATTCTACGCCTAAGGCTTGCCAACGCCACAATAATCCACTTGGGAGTCAGAAGCgtactttgtttgtttttttcctctcgttttttggttgttgttttttaagcatTTGGACCATGGACAAAAAAAGCTCTGAAACAAATGCACTCTTGGATTGAATgtcaaaatgatttttaaaaaatcttcctttGTGACCCTTCCCAATAACTAATGAGGATGCAGAGTAAAAAGGCATAGTTGTGGAAGGGAGCCCATGTGGGGGTATGCCTGTGTTCTAAAACGCAAAGCAAACTTGCCAAATTATATATTTGGTTGAATAGAGGGGAGGAGGGTTATACATTTGCATCCGGTTATAGTGCTTCAACTTGCCTTGTTTTGTAGAAGGTTTAAACTCTTGACTGTAAGCTTGTCCTTTAGCAGGCCAGCCAATGGAAGtcatgtttcttttttaattagGAGCTTATTTGTGAAATGTCCTACACTACAGTGTAAATCAGTCTTAGAAGCTCGGTGGAGCTTAGCATCACTATCTAAATTTGTGTCTTAGTATGAGAAATGGCTACATGCAATGGATTGCTTCTTTTGTGGAAAGGAGCTCGGTAGCCTCCAAAAGCAAAACATTGCTGGGAGAAGCTCTCCCATAGTCACATGGAGTTTTAATTGAAGAcacatatttttattgtttgaatGATGAAACCCTCTTTTTAAAATCAAACTTAAACATAGCCTGCCTATACAAGTTTCTAGGAAAGAGTCCTACATTTATGTTTTTCTCATAAGGCTGAATTTTTAATTCCTTGTTTCCTCTTGCTGGGCTTCTCTGTAGATGACTGGCATTTCGTATCACCCATTATTGCCTGAACTCCAACAGCAATTACAGTGTGTTACAGCTTTCTAAGCTCATATCATAGGTTACTTTAGAGATCTGAGAagaaaatatttatgttttttcCAGAATAAAAAGCAAAgatgtgtttgatttttttaaaaaaaatagaactaTTTATAGTTTCTAAGATGGCTGCTCCGTTTTTTGGTAACTCTTCTTTTTATATGTAAAACACTAATATAATGAAACCTCCTAATGATTGTGAAAACTATTTAAGCTTTATTCTTTGTATT
Encoded here:
- the SDC4 gene encoding syndecan-4, whose translation is MQPLRFAASLLLALLLVSATTGESVRETETMDPQLYAEEFSSGDLPDDEDSRTDFIIDDEDESSGSGDSEGYSDTENVLRSNTDSSSVFKDNYIPDSKPEIKDKIDPMRDNEIIVPKKAASPGAEDLNNEISLASTANGSILERTEVLAALIAGGAVGLLFAVFLILLLVYRMKKKDEGSYDLGKKPIYKKAPTNEFYA